One genomic region from Sphingobacterium multivorum encodes:
- a CDS encoding SLC5 family protein — translation MNLTFNYIDYLVLIAYALVLLYVGFRFSRREKNQQDIFLGGRSLKWWQIGFSIFGANAGPTMLIGFASIGFSHGIVASNFELLAWIFLMLLAMVFLPYYLKAKISTIPQFLLIRFGKRSYNFLIVYSLISILVVWLGSALYAGGLLISGIFGCQLFTAILIIGAIATSFTAIGGLKAVVRTGVFQSVIIIISSIILTFLGFQKIGQLETLISQTPASYWKLFLPASNPEYSWVGIVLGYPVVAIYYWCADQTIVQKVLAAKDLKEGQYGALFIGALKIIMPIIFILPGIMCFVLFKDTAPDNAYITMIKQLMPHGLLGLSIAALIASLVDTVSSSLNSFCAVFTLDVVQQFKVLDSNQQRRMGKWVTVLVALAGIAIAMLFSYSGKGFFDLTQGLVSILAPPLAVVFLWGVIWRGINSTAAEVVLYGGGLICLILGICHVMNYPYQGYWPHFLMLSFYIFVALSVVVVAVSFLTKSKEHSEIPTLFDRTPSCESGQSRSVWLTWAGLAIVMIMIYIYFN, via the coding sequence ATGAACTTAACATTTAATTACATTGACTATTTGGTTTTAATAGCATACGCGTTGGTTCTTTTGTATGTGGGGTTTCGTTTTTCCAGGAGAGAGAAAAATCAGCAGGACATATTTCTTGGTGGGCGTTCTCTGAAATGGTGGCAGATTGGTTTTTCCATTTTTGGTGCCAATGCTGGACCCACGATGTTGATCGGATTTGCAAGTATTGGTTTTTCTCATGGGATAGTCGCCAGCAACTTCGAATTGTTGGCTTGGATCTTTTTGATGCTGTTGGCTATGGTGTTCTTGCCTTATTATCTGAAAGCCAAGATTAGTACAATTCCCCAGTTTCTATTGATTCGCTTCGGTAAAAGATCATACAATTTCCTGATCGTGTATAGCCTTATTTCCATTTTGGTTGTTTGGCTGGGGAGTGCCTTGTATGCTGGAGGATTGCTTATATCAGGGATATTTGGTTGTCAGTTGTTTACAGCAATCTTAATAATCGGTGCCATCGCAACCAGTTTTACGGCAATTGGAGGATTGAAGGCTGTGGTTCGTACCGGGGTTTTCCAGTCTGTAATCATTATCATATCGTCGATTATACTGACCTTCTTGGGCTTTCAAAAGATCGGCCAGCTCGAAACGTTGATCAGTCAGACACCAGCGTCGTACTGGAAGTTATTTTTGCCGGCTTCCAATCCCGAATATTCGTGGGTAGGTATTGTTTTGGGATACCCTGTAGTGGCCATATATTATTGGTGTGCCGATCAGACGATCGTACAGAAGGTGCTGGCAGCGAAAGATTTAAAAGAAGGACAATATGGTGCCTTATTTATTGGGGCACTTAAGATTATTATGCCGATTATATTTATTCTGCCCGGCATCATGTGCTTTGTATTGTTCAAAGATACCGCACCAGACAATGCCTATATTACCATGATCAAACAATTGATGCCTCACGGTCTACTGGGATTAAGTATTGCGGCATTGATTGCGTCGCTCGTGGATACCGTATCATCGAGTTTAAACTCATTCTGTGCGGTGTTTACATTGGATGTTGTCCAGCAGTTTAAAGTACTGGATAGTAATCAGCAAAGGCGGATGGGGAAATGGGTGACTGTCTTAGTCGCATTGGCAGGTATTGCGATCGCGATGCTGTTTTCTTATTCCGGAAAAGGATTTTTTGATCTCACACAGGGTTTAGTTTCGATTCTTGCTCCACCATTGGCGGTGGTCTTTCTGTGGGGAGTCATCTGGCGCGGAATCAATAGTACGGCCGCAGAGGTTGTGCTATATGGTGGCGGTTTGATCTGTTTGATACTGGGTATTTGCCATGTAATGAATTATCCTTATCAAGGGTACTGGCCTCATTTTTTAATGCTTTCTTTTTATATTTTTGTAGCCTTGAGCGTGGTCGTTGTCGCCGTGTCTTTCCTGACTAAATCCAAGGAGCATTCGGAAATACCGACCCTGTTTGACCGAACGCCTAGTTGCGAGTCTGGTCAATCTCGATCAGTTTGGCTGACCTGGGCAGGATTGGCGATCGTTATGATCATGATCTATATTTATTTTAATTGA
- a CDS encoding AraC family transcriptional regulator, which translates to MMQHIYENFTFPPDQSFTVRSEELEIKKYTSLKSHLNFEIALLENCMGKRFIGDHIEDFEGDELVLLGSYLPHCWQYYNTIDRDKPAKASIVHFYPDFLGKDLLTKPEAILLNQLFINAAKGVLFSGPIVREAKEILNQMLSTSGLSRAVLMLQLLDKLALSSSYRTLSSPSFNIIENSNDANRINRVFDYIFKHFREDITLQDVASIVPMSSSAFCRFFKMQTNRTLVDFIKEIRIGHAAKLLLEGKYNITETCFKSGYNNISNFNKHFKDVKGSSPRDFLKQYRTPEASCV; encoded by the coding sequence ATGATGCAGCATATTTATGAAAACTTTACTTTCCCACCAGATCAATCATTTACGGTCCGTAGTGAAGAACTGGAGATCAAAAAATACACTTCTTTAAAGTCGCATCTTAACTTTGAGATTGCTTTATTGGAAAACTGCATGGGAAAACGGTTTATAGGAGACCATATTGAAGATTTTGAAGGTGACGAATTGGTTTTATTGGGTAGTTACCTACCGCATTGTTGGCAATATTACAATACCATTGATAGAGATAAACCAGCTAAAGCCTCCATCGTCCACTTTTATCCTGATTTTCTAGGGAAAGATCTGCTAACCAAGCCTGAAGCAATCCTGCTCAATCAATTGTTTATCAATGCTGCAAAAGGTGTCTTATTTTCTGGTCCCATTGTTAGAGAGGCGAAAGAAATCCTTAACCAGATGTTGTCTACTTCAGGGTTGTCTCGTGCTGTATTGATGTTACAACTTTTGGATAAATTGGCCTTATCAAGTTCATACAGGACTTTATCCTCACCATCGTTCAATATTATCGAAAATTCAAATGATGCCAATCGGATCAACCGGGTTTTCGACTACATATTCAAACATTTTAGAGAGGATATTACACTACAGGATGTCGCTTCAATTGTACCCATGTCTTCATCTGCCTTTTGCCGATTCTTCAAAATGCAAACCAATAGAACCTTGGTGGATTTTATCAAGGAAATACGTATTGGTCATGCAGCCAAATTATTATTGGAAGGAAAATACAATATCACAGAGACCTGTTTCAAAAGCGGTTACAATAACATTTCCAATTTCAACAAGCATTTTAAAGACGTAAAAGGCAGTTCGCCTCGTGACTTTCTAAAGCAGTATCGGACCCCCGAGGCTAGTTGTGTTTAA
- a CDS encoding L-rhamnose mutarotase → MKLLVRLLILCSSVLFVMCKGEKAPSHLPDYEEHVFVVNIVDNPEKLKEYLAYHDRVWPEVEAGFKKAGYQQIALYRFDKLIVMTVRVPIGADLDKMGKEAEAYSPKCAEWNVRMNAYQQGVRGTEAGQKWAETKLFYEFKHN, encoded by the coding sequence ATGAAATTGCTTGTTCGCCTGCTAATACTATGTAGTTCGGTGCTATTTGTGATGTGTAAAGGGGAGAAAGCACCCTCCCATTTACCAGATTATGAAGAGCATGTATTTGTGGTCAATATTGTAGACAATCCAGAAAAACTAAAGGAATACCTGGCCTATCACGATCGGGTATGGCCTGAGGTTGAGGCCGGGTTTAAAAAAGCAGGTTATCAGCAGATTGCATTGTATCGGTTTGATAAATTAATTGTTATGACGGTTAGGGTTCCGATAGGAGCCGATCTCGATAAAATGGGTAAAGAAGCCGAGGCTTACAGTCCAAAATGTGCAGAATGGAATGTACGTATGAATGCCTACCAACAAGGTGTGCGCGGAACGGAAGCAGGACAAAAATGGGCCGAAACGAAGCTTTTTTATGAGTTTAAACACAACTAG